In a genomic window of Salegentibacter salegens:
- the rplJ gene encoding 50S ribosomal protein L10, which produces MTREEKSIVIEDLTAQLTDNSVVYLADISGLDAGTTSNLRRACFKANVKLAVVKNTLLAKAMDASDKEFGDLPSVLKGNTSIMFSEVGNAPAKVIKEFRKKNEKPLLKGAFVDEGIYVGDDYLDTLVNIKSKEEVIGDIVGLLQSPAKNVISALKSGGGKISGILKTLSEKEG; this is translated from the coding sequence ATGACAAGAGAAGAAAAATCAATAGTAATTGAAGATTTAACTGCCCAGTTAACAGATAATTCTGTGGTTTATTTAGCAGATATATCTGGCCTTGATGCCGGAACGACTTCAAACTTGCGTAGAGCTTGTTTTAAGGCTAACGTAAAGCTGGCTGTAGTTAAGAATACGTTGCTTGCTAAAGCGATGGATGCTTCAGATAAAGAATTTGGAGACCTTCCTTCAGTATTAAAAGGCAACACTTCCATAATGTTTTCTGAGGTTGGTAATGCACCGGCCAAAGTAATTAAAGAATTCAGAAAGAAAAACGAAAAGCCACTTCTTAAAGGCGCGTTTGTTGATGAGGGAATATATGTAGGCGATGACTACCTTGACACCTTGGTTAACATCAAGTCTAAAGAAGAAGTTATTGGGGATATCGTTGGACTATTACAATCACCTGCTAAGAATGTTATTTCAGCACTTAAGTCTGGTGGCGGTAAAATATCTGGAATCCTTAAAACACTTTCTGAAAAGGAAGGATAA
- the secE gene encoding preprotein translocase subunit SecE — protein MAGIGNYISESYNELKNHVTWTSWPEAQRLTILVAVFSIIFSLAIWGVDTVFSSAIEEYFKWIKS, from the coding sequence ATGGCAGGAATTGGCAATTATATATCAGAATCTTATAACGAATTAAAAAACCACGTTACCTGGACAAGCTGGCCCGAAGCACAGAGGCTAACCATCCTTGTAGCCGTTTTTTCTATAATTTTTTCATTGGCTATTTGGGGTGTAGATACCGTATTTAGCTCGGCTATCGAAGAATATTTCAAATGGATTAAATCTTAA
- the rpoB gene encoding DNA-directed RNA polymerase subunit beta, whose protein sequence is MLAKQTERVSFSSVKNRPDYPDFLDIQIKSFQDFFQLETKSEERGNEGLYNTFLENFPITDTRNQFVLEFLDYFVDPPRYSIQECIERGLTYSVPLKARLKLYCTDPEHEDFETIVQDVYLGTIPYMTPSGTFCINGAERVVVSQLHRSPGVFFGQSFHANGTKLYSARVIPFKGSWIEFATDINSVMYAYIDRKKKLPVTTLFRAIGFERDKDILEIFDLAEEVKVSKTGLKKVLGRKLAARVLNTWYEDFVDEDTGEVVSIERNEIVLDRDTELEKEHIEEILETGSKTILLHKEDNSTGDYAIIHNTLQKDPTNSEKEAVEHIYRQLRNAEPPDEETARGIIDKLFFSDQRYSLGEVGRYRMNKKLGLDVAMDKQVLTKEDIITIIKYLIELINSKAEIDDIDHLSNRRVRTVGEQLSQQFGVGLARMARTIRERMNVRDNEVFTPIDLINAKTLSSVINSFFGTNQLSQFMDQTNPLAEITHKRRLSALGPGGLSRERAGFEVRDVHYTHYGRLCPIETPEGPNIGLISSLSVYAKVNGMGFIETPYRKVENGKLDFSEEPIYLSAEEEEDKKIAQANIPLKEDGTIDSERVIARMEGDFPVVDPKEVNYTDVAPNQISSISASLIPFLEHDDANRALMGSNMMRQALPLLQADSPIVGTGLERQVATDSRVLINAEGEGEVEYVDARKIIIKYDRSDEDRMVSFDSDSKSYDLIKFRKTNQGSSINLKPIVRVGDRVTKGQVLCQGYATEAGELALGRNMKVAFMPWKGYNFEDAIVISEKVVREDIFTSIHVDEYSLEVRDTKLGNEELTNDIPNVSEEATKDLDEHGMIRIGAEVKPGDILIGKITPKGESDPTPEEKLLRAIFGDKAGDVKDASLKASPSLNGVVIEKKLFARAIKDKRKRAQDKEDVAALEKKYDAKFANLKAELVDKLFTIIGGKTAQGVQNDLGEEVMPKGKKYTLKMLNAVDDYTHLTYGTWTTDDHLNTLVADLIHNYKIKENDLQGNLRREKFTISVGDELPSGILKLAKVYIAKKRKLKVGDKMAGRHGNKGIVARIVRQEDMPFLDDGTPVDIVLNPLGVPSRMNIGQIYETVLGWAGQKLGNKYATPIFDGATIDQINELTDEAGIPRYGHTYLYDGGTGDRFDQPATVGVIYMLKLGHMIEDKMHARSIGPYSLITQQPLGGKAQFGGQRFGEMEVWALEAYGASSTLREILTVKSDDVIGRAKTYESIVKGEPMPEPGLPESFNVLMHELKGLGLDIKLEE, encoded by the coding sequence ATGTTAGCAAAGCAAACTGAAAGAGTGAGTTTCTCTTCTGTAAAGAACAGACCTGATTACCCGGACTTCCTGGATATCCAGATCAAGTCTTTTCAGGATTTCTTTCAATTAGAAACCAAATCAGAAGAGCGGGGAAATGAAGGTCTCTATAATACCTTCCTGGAAAACTTCCCAATTACGGACACCCGTAACCAATTTGTACTAGAATTTTTAGATTATTTTGTGGACCCGCCAAGATATTCCATTCAGGAGTGTATAGAGCGTGGTTTAACGTATAGTGTGCCTCTTAAAGCAAGATTAAAACTATACTGTACCGACCCTGAACACGAAGATTTTGAAACCATCGTACAGGACGTTTACTTAGGAACTATACCTTATATGACTCCAAGTGGTACTTTTTGTATCAACGGGGCCGAGCGTGTGGTAGTTTCTCAGCTTCACCGTTCACCAGGAGTTTTCTTTGGACAATCGTTCCACGCAAACGGAACAAAACTTTATTCTGCCCGTGTAATTCCTTTTAAAGGTTCCTGGATAGAATTTGCTACCGATATCAATAGCGTTATGTACGCTTATATCGATAGAAAGAAAAAATTACCTGTTACCACACTTTTCCGTGCCATTGGTTTTGAGCGCGATAAAGATATTTTAGAAATTTTTGACCTTGCAGAAGAGGTGAAAGTTTCAAAAACAGGACTTAAAAAAGTATTAGGTCGTAAACTTGCGGCCCGTGTATTGAATACCTGGTATGAAGATTTTGTAGATGAAGATACAGGAGAGGTAGTTTCAATAGAACGTAATGAGATCGTTTTAGATCGTGATACAGAACTTGAAAAAGAGCATATAGAAGAAATTCTGGAAACCGGAAGCAAAACTATTCTTCTTCACAAAGAAGATAATTCTACCGGAGATTATGCTATTATTCATAATACATTACAAAAAGACCCTACCAACTCTGAAAAAGAAGCGGTAGAACATATTTATCGTCAACTACGTAATGCAGAACCGCCAGATGAGGAAACTGCACGTGGAATTATCGATAAATTATTCTTCTCAGATCAGCGTTACAGCCTTGGAGAAGTTGGTCGATATAGAATGAATAAAAAATTAGGTCTTGATGTGGCTATGGATAAGCAAGTGCTTACCAAAGAAGACATTATTACCATAATTAAATATTTAATCGAGCTTATTAACTCTAAAGCTGAGATTGATGATATTGACCACTTATCTAACCGTCGTGTTAGAACTGTAGGTGAGCAATTGTCTCAGCAATTTGGTGTTGGTCTTGCTCGTATGGCACGTACCATTCGTGAAAGAATGAACGTTCGTGACAACGAGGTATTTACTCCTATAGATTTGATTAACGCGAAGACCTTATCTTCTGTGATCAACTCTTTCTTTGGTACCAACCAGTTGTCTCAGTTTATGGATCAAACCAACCCGCTTGCAGAAATCACCCATAAGCGTAGACTTTCAGCATTAGGGCCAGGTGGTTTATCAAGAGAAAGAGCAGGTTTTGAGGTACGTGATGTTCACTATACACACTACGGAAGACTTTGCCCGATTGAAACTCCTGAAGGTCCAAACATTGGACTTATTTCTTCACTTTCAGTTTATGCTAAAGTGAACGGAATGGGCTTCATTGAAACGCCATATCGTAAAGTTGAAAATGGAAAATTAGATTTTTCAGAAGAACCTATTTATTTAAGTGCTGAAGAGGAAGAGGACAAGAAAATTGCCCAGGCTAACATTCCGCTTAAAGAAGATGGAACCATTGATTCTGAAAGGGTAATTGCCCGTATGGAAGGTGACTTCCCGGTTGTAGACCCCAAGGAGGTTAATTATACCGATGTTGCACCAAACCAGATTTCGTCTATTTCGGCTTCGTTAATTCCGTTCCTGGAACACGATGATGCGAACCGTGCTTTGATGGGATCTAACATGATGCGCCAGGCATTACCATTGTTACAAGCCGATTCACCAATTGTTGGAACCGGATTGGAGCGCCAGGTAGCTACAGATTCTCGTGTATTGATTAATGCTGAAGGTGAGGGTGAAGTAGAATATGTCGATGCAAGAAAGATCATCATTAAGTATGATAGGTCTGATGAAGATAGAATGGTGAGCTTTGATAGTGATTCAAAAAGCTATGATCTTATAAAATTCCGTAAAACCAACCAGGGATCTTCTATCAACCTTAAGCCAATTGTTAGGGTTGGAGATAGAGTTACTAAAGGACAGGTTTTATGTCAGGGTTACGCTACCGAAGCAGGGGAGCTTGCTCTTGGTCGTAATATGAAGGTGGCCTTTATGCCCTGGAAAGGTTACAACTTTGAGGATGCGATTGTAATTTCAGAAAAAGTGGTTAGGGAAGATATTTTTACTTCTATCCACGTAGATGAGTATTCTCTTGAAGTTCGTGACACTAAATTAGGTAACGAAGAATTAACTAATGATATTCCTAACGTTTCAGAAGAGGCCACTAAAGACCTTGATGAACACGGTATGATTAGAATTGGTGCCGAGGTTAAACCTGGAGACATTCTTATTGGTAAGATTACTCCAAAAGGAGAAAGTGATCCAACACCAGAAGAAAAATTACTTCGTGCCATCTTTGGAGATAAAGCCGGTGATGTTAAAGATGCATCGCTTAAAGCTTCTCCATCTTTAAATGGAGTGGTAATAGAGAAGAAACTCTTTGCCCGTGCCATTAAAGATAAGCGTAAGAGAGCTCAGGATAAGGAAGATGTTGCAGCACTTGAGAAAAAGTACGATGCTAAATTTGCCAATTTAAAAGCTGAACTTGTAGATAAGTTATTCACTATTATAGGCGGAAAAACTGCTCAGGGAGTTCAAAACGATCTTGGAGAAGAGGTAATGCCAAAAGGGAAGAAGTATACGTTGAAAATGCTTAACGCAGTAGACGATTATACGCACTTAACTTACGGTACCTGGACTACAGACGATCACTTGAATACTTTGGTAGCAGATCTTATTCATAATTATAAGATTAAGGAAAACGATCTTCAGGGTAACCTAAGAAGAGAGAAGTTTACCATCTCTGTTGGAGATGAGCTTCCTTCAGGAATCCTTAAACTTGCTAAGGTTTACATCGCTAAGAAACGTAAATTAAAAGTAGGTGATAAAATGGCGGGACGTCACGGTAACAAAGGTATTGTTGCAAGAATCGTTCGTCAGGAAGATATGCCATTCCTTGATGATGGTACACCGGTTGATATCGTGTTGAACCCACTTGGGGTGCCTTCACGTATGAACATTGGTCAGATTTACGAAACTGTACTTGGATGGGCAGGACAAAAGCTTGGTAACAAATATGCAACTCCAATTTTTGACGGAGCGACCATAGACCAAATTAACGAGCTTACCGATGAAGCCGGAATTCCAAGATACGGGCACACTTATCTTTATGATGGTGGAACCGGAGATCGTTTTGACCAACCTGCAACAGTAGGGGTAATCTATATGTTGAAACTAGGACATATGATTGAAGATAAGATGCACGCTAGATCTATTGGACCATACTCGCTTATTACACAGCAACCACTTGGTGGTAAAGCACAATTTGGTGGACAGCGATTTGGTGAGATGGAAGTTTGGGCACTTGAGGCCTATGGAGCATCAAGCACCCTGCGTGAAATCTTAACAGTGAAGTCAGATGACGTGATAGGAAGGGCTAAAACTTACGAATCTATCGTAAAAGGAGAGCCTATGCCAGAACCCGGCCTGCCAGAATCTTTTAACGTACTTATGCACGAATTGAAAGGTCTTGGTTTGGATATTAAATTAGAAGAATAA
- the rplK gene encoding 50S ribosomal protein L11 yields MAKEVSKVVKLQVRGGAANPSPPVGPALGAAGVNIMEFCKQFNGRTQDKQGKVLPVAITVYKDKSFDFVIKTPPAAVQLLEASKNKKGSGEPNRKKIASVSWDQVRTIAEDKMQDLNAFTVESAMKMVAGTARSMGITVKGDAPF; encoded by the coding sequence ATGGCAAAAGAAGTAAGTAAAGTTGTAAAACTACAAGTTCGCGGAGGTGCTGCTAACCCATCACCACCAGTTGGACCTGCTTTGGGTGCTGCCGGGGTAAATATCATGGAATTCTGTAAGCAATTCAATGGTAGAACCCAGGATAAACAAGGTAAAGTATTGCCGGTTGCGATTACGGTTTATAAAGACAAGTCTTTTGACTTTGTGATTAAAACCCCTCCAGCTGCAGTACAATTGTTGGAAGCATCTAAGAACAAAAAGGGTTCAGGAGAACCAAACAGAAAGAAAATAGCAAGTGTTTCTTGGGATCAGGTTAGAACTATTGCAGAAGATAAGATGCAGGATTTAAATGCCTTCACCGTAGAATCTGCAATGAAAATGGTTGCTGGAACAGCTCGTTCAATGGGAATAACTGTAAAAGGTGATGCACCGTTTTAA
- the tuf gene encoding elongation factor Tu, whose protein sequence is MAKETYDRSKPHLNIGTIGHVDHGKTTLTAAITKVMADAGYSEASAFDQIDNAPEEKERGITINSSHVEYQTANRHYAHVDCPGHADYVKNMVTGAAQMDGAILVVAATDGPMPQTREHILLGRQVGIPRIVVFLNKVDLVDDEELLELVEMEVRDLLSFYEYDGDNGPVISGSALGALEGDEKWSKTVLDLMEAVDSWIELPERDVDKPFLMPIEDVFSITGRGTVATGRIETGVANTGDSVEIIGMGAEKLTSTITGVEMFRKILDRGEAGDNVGILLRGIEKAQISRGMVITKPGSVTPHAKFKAEVYILKKEEGGRHTPFHNNYRPQFYVRTTDVTGTISLPDGVEMVMPGDNLTITVELIQTIAMNVGLRFAIREGGRTVGAGQVTEILD, encoded by the coding sequence ATGGCAAAGGAAACATACGATCGTTCCAAACCGCACCTTAACATAGGTACAATTGGACACGTAGATCACGGAAAAACGACTTTAACAGCAGCGATTACTAAAGTAATGGCTGATGCTGGATATTCAGAAGCTAGTGCTTTTGATCAAATTGATAATGCTCCTGAAGAAAAAGAAAGAGGTATTACAATTAACTCTTCTCACGTAGAGTATCAAACTGCTAACCGTCACTACGCTCACGTTGACTGTCCTGGTCACGCCGATTATGTAAAGAACATGGTTACTGGTGCTGCTCAAATGGACGGTGCAATTCTTGTAGTTGCTGCGACTGATGGGCCTATGCCACAAACTCGTGAGCACATCCTTCTTGGACGCCAGGTTGGTATCCCAAGAATCGTTGTATTCTTGAATAAAGTTGACCTTGTTGATGATGAGGAGCTTTTAGAATTAGTTGAGATGGAAGTTAGAGATCTTCTTTCTTTCTATGAGTATGATGGTGATAACGGTCCTGTAATTTCAGGTTCTGCGCTTGGAGCTCTTGAAGGTGATGAGAAATGGTCTAAAACCGTTCTTGATTTGATGGAAGCTGTAGATAGCTGGATTGAATTGCCAGAACGTGATGTAGATAAGCCTTTCTTGATGCCTATTGAAGATGTATTTTCTATTACAGGTCGTGGTACTGTTGCAACTGGTCGTATCGAGACTGGTGTTGCTAACACTGGAGATTCTGTAGAGATTATTGGTATGGGTGCTGAAAAACTTACTTCTACTATTACTGGTGTTGAGATGTTCCGTAAGATCCTTGATAGAGGTGAAGCTGGAGATAACGTAGGTATCTTGTTAAGAGGTATTGAAAAAGCTCAGATCTCTAGAGGTATGGTAATTACTAAGCCTGGATCTGTAACTCCTCACGCTAAGTTTAAGGCAGAGGTTTATATCCTTAAAAAAGAAGAAGGTGGACGCCACACTCCATTCCATAACAACTACCGTCCTCAGTTCTACGTACGTACAACTGACGTAACAGGAACAATTAGTCTTCCTGATGGAGTTGAAATGGTAATGCCTGGTGATAACCTTACAATTACTGTTGAACTTATCCAGACAATTGCAATGAATGTTGGTCTACGTTTCGCTATCCGTGAAGGTGGTAGAACAGTAGGTGCTGGACAGGTTACTGAAATTTTAGACTAA
- the nusG gene encoding transcription termination/antitermination protein NusG — protein sequence MAEGKEKKWYVVRAVSGQENKVKDYIEKEVNHLGMEDYLDQVLVPTEKVIQIRNGKKVNKERVYFPGYVMIQASLDGEMPHVIKNINGVIGFLGETKGGDPVPLRKSEVNRMLGKVDELSVKTDNVAIPFTIGETIKVIDGPFNGFNGTVEKINEEKRKLEVMVKIFGRKTPLELSYMQVEKV from the coding sequence ATGGCAGAAGGAAAGGAAAAAAAGTGGTATGTAGTTCGTGCCGTTAGCGGTCAGGAAAACAAGGTTAAAGACTATATTGAAAAAGAGGTTAACCATCTTGGGATGGAAGACTATCTTGATCAGGTTTTAGTTCCTACCGAAAAAGTTATCCAAATTAGAAATGGGAAAAAAGTAAACAAAGAACGTGTTTATTTTCCCGGGTATGTGATGATTCAGGCTAGTCTTGATGGAGAGATGCCACACGTTATTAAAAATATTAATGGCGTTATTGGATTTTTAGGAGAAACAAAAGGAGGAGATCCTGTTCCGCTTAGAAAATCTGAAGTTAACAGAATGCTTGGTAAAGTAGATGAACTTTCAGTAAAAACCGATAATGTTGCAATACCTTTTACTATTGGAGAAACCATAAAAGTTATAGACGGTCCGTTTAATGGCTTTAATGGTACAGTAGAAAAGATAAATGAAGAAAAGCGTAAGCTTGAAGTAATGGTTAAGATTTTCGGAAGAAAAACACCATTAGAGTTAAGCTATATGCAAGTAGAAAAAGTATAA
- the rplL gene encoding 50S ribosomal protein L7/L12, with product MADLKEFAEQLVNLTVKEVNELAEILKEEYGIEPAAAAVAVAGGAAAGGEEVEEQTEFDVILNAPGGSKLAVVKLVKELTGLGLKDAKALVDGAPAPVKEGVAKDEAEALKAQLEEAGAEVELK from the coding sequence ATGGCAGATTTAAAAGAATTCGCAGAACAATTAGTTAACTTAACTGTAAAAGAAGTAAACGAGTTAGCTGAGATATTAAAAGAAGAATATGGTATAGAGCCTGCAGCTGCTGCAGTAGCTGTTGCTGGTGGTGCTGCTGCCGGTGGTGAAGAAGTTGAAGAGCAAACTGAATTCGACGTAATTCTTAATGCTCCAGGTGGATCTAAACTAGCAGTTGTTAAACTTGTAAAAGAACTTACAGGTCTTGGTCTTAAAGATGCTAAAGCATTAGTAGATGGCGCACCAGCTCCAGTTAAAGAAGGAGTAGCTAAAGACGAAGCAGAAGCACTTAAAGCACAGCTAGAAGAAGCAGGAGCTGAGGTTGAGCTTAAATAA
- the rplA gene encoding 50S ribosomal protein L1 — protein MAKLTKKQKEAQSKIESNKAYSVAEASALIKEVANENFDASVDLAVRLNVDPRKANQMVRGVVTLPHGTGKDVKVLALVTPDKEEEAKEAGADYVGLDEYLDKIKGGWTDVDVIITMPSVMGKLGPLGRVLGPRGLMPNPKTGTVTMDVAKAVSDVKAGKIDFKVDKTGIVHAGIGKASFEAEKIAGNARELLTTLVKLKPQASKGVYIKSIHMSSTMSPSVLVDTKRFTEQ, from the coding sequence ATGGCAAAATTAACTAAAAAGCAAAAAGAAGCCCAATCTAAGATCGAGAGCAATAAAGCATACTCGGTTGCAGAAGCTTCAGCTTTAATTAAAGAAGTTGCTAACGAAAACTTCGATGCATCTGTGGATTTAGCGGTTCGTTTGAATGTAGATCCAAGAAAAGCCAACCAAATGGTAAGAGGTGTTGTTACCCTTCCACACGGTACAGGTAAAGATGTAAAAGTACTTGCGTTAGTTACTCCAGATAAGGAAGAAGAGGCTAAAGAAGCCGGAGCCGATTATGTTGGTCTTGATGAATATCTTGACAAAATAAAAGGTGGATGGACAGATGTTGATGTAATTATCACTATGCCTAGCGTGATGGGAAAATTAGGACCTTTGGGACGAGTACTTGGACCAAGAGGATTAATGCCTAACCCAAAAACAGGAACAGTAACTATGGATGTTGCAAAAGCAGTATCTGATGTTAAAGCTGGTAAAATTGACTTTAAAGTTGATAAAACCGGTATTGTTCACGCTGGAATTGGAAAAGCATCTTTTGAAGCTGAAAAAATTGCTGGAAACGCGAGAGAATTATTAACTACTTTAGTGAAGTTGAAACCTCAGGCATCTAAGGGTGTGTATATTAAGAGTATACACATGTCTTCTACAATGAGCCCGAGCGTTCTGGTTGATACTAAAAGGTTCACTGAGCAATAA
- the hpf gene encoding ribosome hibernation-promoting factor, HPF/YfiA family: MKVNVQSVNFNADQKLIDFIQRKLDRLENYYDKIIYADVFLKVQNTSGKDNKITEILLSIPGGDIMVKKTCKKFEECVDECASSLQRQLIKRKEKLSTHV; this comes from the coding sequence ATGAAAGTAAATGTGCAGTCTGTTAACTTCAACGCCGATCAAAAATTAATTGATTTCATCCAGCGTAAATTGGATAGGCTTGAAAATTATTACGATAAAATTATCTATGCTGATGTTTTTCTAAAAGTTCAAAATACCAGCGGAAAGGATAATAAGATAACTGAAATTTTATTGAGTATTCCTGGTGGAGATATTATGGTTAAAAAAACATGTAAGAAATTTGAAGAATGCGTAGACGAATGTGCCTCATCACTACAAAGACAGTTAATTAAACGCAAGGAAAAATTAAGTACTCACGTTTAA